AGGATCAGCCTCTCGGCGAGGGAACGCCTGACGAGCAGCCTGTTCTCGCACGCGCTCTTCGAGGCGGCCAGGCAGCCGTAGTAGCCGCCTGACTTGCCGCTCACCTGGGCCATGCCCCCTCCGCAGGCCCGCCGGGTGGTGGCCGGCAGGGCCAACTCGCTGTCCCTGGTGCGCTTCGACCGCAACGACTACTCGGTCCCCACGGCGTTCGCCCACCACGAGCTCACCGTCGTGGGCGGCATCGAGCAGGTCCGCATCGTCTGCGGCACCCGGCTCGTTGCGACGCACCCCCGGTGCTGGGAGAAGG
This genomic interval from Actinomycetota bacterium contains the following:
- a CDS encoding IS21 family transposase; translation: MPLTWAMPPPQARRVVAGRANSLSLVRFDRNDYSVPTAFAHHELTVVGGIEQVRIVCGTRLVATHPRCWEK